A single Lactuca sativa cultivar Salinas chromosome 8, Lsat_Salinas_v11, whole genome shotgun sequence DNA region contains:
- the LOC111914278 gene encoding chaperone protein dnaJ 11, chloroplastic has protein sequence MAFSTSSCFFTSPNFSTNQHPLTPSTSARSAKSRISATYATATPRSSRIATQQSSLYEVLGIQIGADTVEIKAAYRRLARVLHPDVRDHDSSADEFMKVHSAYATLSDPGKRADYDRSLFGRQKVAVRSSSSSAEFTGYSGRRWETDQCW, from the coding sequence ATGGCATTTTCAACTTCATCTTGCTTCTTCACTTCCCCCAATTTCTCCACCAATCAACACCCATTAACGCCGTCAACCTCCGCCAGAAGCGCCAAATCTCGGATTTCAGCCACTTACGCAACCGCCACTCCCAGATCTTCACGCATTGCTACCCAACAATCGTCACTATACGAAGTGCTCGGGATCCAAATCGGAGCTGATACGGTTGAGATCAAGGCTGCGTACCGGAGATTGGCGAGAGTTTTGCATCCGGATGTAAGAGACCATGATTCGTCAGCTGATGAGTTCATGAAGGTGCATTCTGCCTACGCGACCTTGTCGGATCCAGGAAAACGAGCCGATTATGATCGGAGTCTGTTCGGGAGACAGAAAGTGGCTGTTAGGAGCTCCTCGTCGTCGGCGGAATTCACCGGATACAGTGGCCGGAGATGGGAAACAGATCAGTGCTGGTAG